From Klebsiella electrica, the proteins below share one genomic window:
- a CDS encoding glycosyltransferase, which yields MSQTPLLSIVAAVYNGEKFLAQFFACIEQQQLESYELILVNDGSTDGSLAVINEWKTRLPHIIVLEQENQGVSVARNTGLAVATGRYLTFPDIDDNIYPGMYRALLEMAEKGNLDVATCNGRYVYETKKDIHPIFPLDRLQSTGVLPGHVWLKQALDSRKFLHVTWLNIYRREFIMRHKFRFEPGLRHQDIPWTTEVLLAADRVQYTSEQFYDYYIHSQSVSHKPDNDDTLMRSARHYMKILEMLDAINQRYPDKVRDISACRWQIAKEGLGIIHTIDEMKDREKQRQLIAEFFARGIWQLIWKNAHDLRLRWRLGRRYFRLKKRLAN from the coding sequence ATGAGTCAAACGCCTTTACTGAGCATTGTGGCTGCCGTTTATAACGGCGAAAAATTCCTTGCACAATTCTTTGCGTGCATTGAGCAACAGCAGCTGGAAAGCTATGAGCTGATCCTGGTCAACGACGGTTCGACGGACGGTAGCCTGGCGGTTATCAACGAATGGAAGACGCGCTTACCGCATATTATCGTGCTGGAGCAGGAAAACCAGGGCGTCTCGGTGGCGCGTAACACCGGCCTCGCCGTAGCAACGGGTCGCTACCTGACCTTTCCGGATATCGACGACAATATTTACCCCGGAATGTACCGCGCCCTGCTGGAGATGGCGGAAAAGGGCAACCTTGACGTGGCCACCTGCAACGGCCGCTACGTCTACGAGACGAAAAAAGATATCCATCCCATTTTTCCGCTGGACCGGCTGCAGTCGACCGGCGTTTTGCCCGGTCACGTGTGGTTAAAGCAGGCGCTGGATTCGCGTAAGTTCCTGCATGTGACCTGGCTGAATATCTATCGCCGCGAATTTATCATGCGGCACAAGTTCCGCTTCGAGCCCGGATTACGTCATCAGGACATTCCGTGGACCACGGAAGTGCTACTGGCGGCTGACCGCGTGCAGTACACCAGCGAACAGTTCTACGATTACTACATTCACTCGCAATCGGTGTCGCACAAACCGGACAACGACGACACGCTGATGCGCTCAGCGCGCCACTACATGAAAATTCTGGAGATGCTGGACGCTATCAACCAGCGCTACCCGGACAAGGTTCGCGATATTTCCGCCTGTCGCTGGCAAATAGCGAAAGAGGGGTTAGGGATCATCCATACGATAGACGAGATGAAAGATCGCGAAAAACAACGGCAGCTGATTGCCGAATTTTTTGCGCGCGGCATATGGCAGCTCATCTGGAAAAATGCCCACGACCTGCGCTTACGCTGGCGGCTGGGACGGCGTTATTTCCGTTTGAAGAAAAGGCTGGCAAACTAA
- a CDS encoding glycosyltransferase family 9 protein: protein MSKIAKQVAAGVFLTILKATGYSVKKIARFSAQERLNTIAVFSTTALGDFLLNTPAIGAIKARWPDAKLLLVINQRNKDLATGSPLFDEILYWNGKVNGMLPLAKTLRRHGVDATFILHSHTPYDIIAASLARSRYILKDVYYNDYQGRADFLLAPYLSAFYDNRQNGNIHLIHQKTQLLNAVGIDTPSEEMFIPAPFTPEHHDIPVIGIHAGASTPERCWPEENFSRLIEQLISNHDTIQIELIGAAGEKALNQRIIEGMSVASDRVKNVAGTTNLIQLAAKVAGFKALVVGDTGPLHIAIAVKTPSVGLYGSQSAIDGAAPIQDQAIHQFIRSPEDQSGIKGVSIAEVYAATVDALRSPSAKAP, encoded by the coding sequence ATGAGTAAAATTGCGAAACAAGTCGCCGCTGGCGTCTTCCTCACTATCCTGAAGGCAACCGGCTATAGCGTAAAAAAAATTGCCCGTTTTTCAGCGCAGGAACGACTGAATACCATTGCGGTATTTTCGACAACGGCGTTAGGGGATTTCCTGTTAAATACGCCCGCCATCGGGGCCATAAAAGCCCGTTGGCCGGATGCAAAGCTGCTGTTGGTTATCAATCAGCGTAACAAGGACCTGGCCACCGGCAGCCCGCTCTTCGATGAGATTCTGTACTGGAACGGCAAAGTCAACGGCATGCTGCCGCTGGCAAAAACGTTGCGTCGCCATGGCGTTGATGCAACATTTATTCTGCATTCACACACCCCCTACGATATCATCGCCGCGTCTCTGGCTCGCTCCCGCTATATCCTGAAAGACGTGTATTACAACGATTATCAGGGAAGAGCGGATTTCCTCCTGGCGCCGTATCTGTCCGCGTTTTACGATAACAGGCAAAATGGCAATATCCATCTGATACATCAGAAAACCCAGTTGCTGAACGCCGTTGGCATCGACACGCCATCAGAAGAGATGTTTATTCCGGCACCCTTTACGCCTGAGCATCACGATATCCCCGTTATCGGGATTCATGCCGGGGCATCCACGCCTGAAAGATGTTGGCCGGAGGAAAATTTTTCACGGTTGATCGAGCAACTTATCAGCAATCATGACACTATTCAGATTGAGCTGATCGGCGCGGCGGGCGAGAAGGCCCTGAATCAGCGCATTATTGAAGGCATGTCGGTCGCGAGCGACAGAGTTAAAAATGTCGCCGGCACAACAAACCTTATCCAGCTGGCGGCAAAAGTGGCTGGGTTTAAGGCCCTGGTCGTCGGCGATACCGGCCCGTTACATATTGCCATTGCCGTGAAAACACCCAGCGTGGGGCTGTATGGAAGCCAGAGTGCTATCGATGGCGCCGCCCCGATTCAGGATCAGGCGATCCATCAGTTCATTCGCTCGCCAGAAGATCAAAGCGGGATAAAAGGCGTCAGCATTGCCGAGGTTTATGCTGCTACGGTAGATGCCCTGCGCTCACCGTCGGCAAAAGCGCCTTAA